One Prevotella intermedia ATCC 25611 = DSM 20706 DNA window includes the following coding sequences:
- a CDS encoding HD family phosphohydrolase, which translates to MIKFTNPDNLVWRSYAARIILVLITTAIIIAVLPRTQGKMYHYDEGKPWLYEQLIAKFDFPIFKSEETLKSERDSLMKSFVPYFNLNENIGKAKIAQFRKDYKDGIPGLPLEYVDIVAQRLHELYETGIVNSANFTSLMKDSSNVVHVVVGKQAISKPVGQLFTTLGAYENLFATQLLSAKRSVLQQCNLNEYIEPNLIYDKERNESEMNDMLSLIPQASGMVLEGQRIIDRGDIVDAKTYRVLYSFEQANEKRNETKDQVTSTFLGQSLYVFILILLFTLYMALFRKDYFEKPRSISFLYALFIIFPTITSLMMKYNILSVYIVPFAMAAVFVRVFMDSRTAFNAYVIMILLSAVAVRYQYEFIVVQLVAGLIAIFSLRELSKRSQIFLTALLVTLGSAAVYLALQLIQTDDFSKLDGTMYYHIGINGFSLLFTYLFMLIIEKLFGFISTVTMFELSNTNNELLRRLSEVAPGTFQHSITVGNLGVEIASKIHAKGQLVRTGALYHDIGKMANPVFFTENQVGVNPHDKISDLESAQIIIGHVTEGLRLAEKHNLPNIIKAFITTHHGMGLVKYFYINYKNAHLDEEVDEAPFRYPGPNPWTREQAILMMCDTVEAASRSLPEYTEESISNLVNKLIDSQMAEGYFTDCPITFRDVNIAKQVLIERLKSIYHTRIQYPELKS; encoded by the coding sequence ATGATAAAATTTACCAATCCTGACAACCTTGTGTGGCGTAGTTATGCTGCAAGAATTATATTGGTGCTGATTACCACAGCGATTATTATTGCCGTGTTGCCACGTACACAGGGCAAAATGTACCACTACGATGAAGGAAAACCGTGGCTGTATGAGCAGCTTATTGCCAAGTTCGACTTCCCAATCTTTAAAAGTGAAGAGACTTTGAAGAGCGAACGCGACTCGTTAATGAAGAGTTTTGTTCCTTATTTCAATCTAAACGAAAATATCGGAAAGGCGAAAATAGCGCAATTCCGCAAAGATTACAAGGACGGCATACCAGGTTTGCCACTTGAGTATGTTGATATTGTGGCACAAAGACTGCACGAACTCTATGAAACAGGTATTGTCAATTCTGCCAATTTCACCTCTTTGATGAAAGACAGCAGCAATGTTGTGCACGTTGTAGTGGGCAAACAAGCGATAAGCAAGCCTGTCGGACAACTCTTCACAACACTTGGGGCTTACGAAAACCTTTTCGCCACACAGCTGTTGAGTGCCAAACGTTCCGTGTTGCAGCAGTGTAATCTGAACGAATATATAGAACCTAACCTTATTTACGACAAGGAACGCAACGAAAGCGAAATGAACGATATGCTCAGTCTTATTCCGCAGGCTTCCGGTATGGTGCTTGAAGGACAGCGGATTATCGACCGTGGCGATATTGTAGATGCGAAAACCTATCGTGTTCTTTATTCGTTTGAACAGGCAAACGAGAAGCGTAACGAAACGAAAGACCAAGTTACGTCTACTTTCCTTGGGCAATCGCTTTACGTTTTCATACTTATCTTGTTGTTTACGCTTTACATGGCTCTCTTCCGCAAGGACTATTTTGAGAAGCCACGCTCTATTTCGTTCCTGTATGCCTTGTTCATCATCTTCCCCACAATAACCTCTTTGATGATGAAGTACAACATTTTGAGTGTTTATATCGTACCTTTCGCAATGGCAGCTGTCTTCGTTCGTGTGTTTATGGACTCTCGAACGGCGTTCAATGCCTATGTTATCATGATTTTGCTTTCTGCCGTTGCCGTGCGTTATCAATACGAATTCATCGTTGTTCAGTTGGTTGCAGGTCTTATTGCCATATTCTCGCTACGCGAATTGTCGAAGCGCAGTCAGATATTCCTTACAGCTTTGCTCGTTACGTTGGGCTCGGCAGCCGTCTATTTGGCACTCCAGCTCATACAGACGGACGACTTCTCGAAGCTCGACGGTACTATGTACTACCACATAGGCATCAATGGCTTCTCACTTCTCTTTACTTATCTGTTTATGTTGATTATTGAAAAGCTCTTCGGTTTCATATCTACGGTAACGATGTTCGAGCTTTCCAACACCAACAACGAGTTGCTGCGCCGACTGAGCGAAGTGGCTCCGGGTACTTTCCAACATTCCATCACGGTGGGAAACCTTGGCGTCGAGATTGCCAGCAAGATACACGCAAAGGGACAACTCGTCCGTACAGGTGCGCTTTACCACGATATTGGCAAGATGGCTAATCCTGTTTTCTTTACCGAAAACCAAGTTGGCGTGAACCCACACGATAAGATTTCCGACTTGGAAAGTGCACAAATCATTATCGGACACGTTACGGAAGGACTCCGATTGGCAGAGAAACACAACCTGCCCAACATTATCAAAGCCTTCATTACCACCCACCACGGAATGGGATTGGTGAAGTATTTCTATATCAACTATAAGAATGCGCACCTCGACGAGGAAGTAGACGAAGCACCATTCCGTTATCCAGGCCCCAATCCGTGGACACGTGAGCAAGCCATACTGATGATGTGCGACACCGTTGAGGCAGCTTCGCGCTCGCTTCCAGAGTATACGGAGGAAAGCATAAGCAACTTGGTGAACAAACTTATCGACTCGCAGATGGCTGAAGGCTACTTTACCGACTGCCCAATCACATTCCGCGATGTAAACATAGCGAAGCAAGTGCTTATCGAACGTTTGAAATCAATTTACCATACACGTATCCAATATCCTGAATTGAAGTCGTAG